From the Serratia nematodiphila DZ0503SBS1 genome, one window contains:
- the rsuA gene encoding 16S rRNA pseudouridine(516) synthase RsuA yields MRLDKFLSQQLGISRALVARELRAKRVTVDGEVVKSGAVKLTPEQEVAFDGNPLQQQNGPRYFMLNKPQGYVCSTDDPDHPTVLYFLDEPVAYKLHAAGRLDIDTTGLVLMTDDGQWSHRVTSPRHHCEKTYLVTLEHPLAEDTAQRFAEGVQLHNEKDLTRPATLEQVDEHVVRLTIREGRYHQVKRMFAAVGNRVIALHRERIGAIVLDDDLAPGEYRPLTEEEIASVGAPHLQD; encoded by the coding sequence ATGCGATTGGACAAGTTTTTATCTCAGCAGTTAGGCATCAGCCGTGCGCTGGTCGCGCGCGAACTTCGGGCTAAACGCGTCACCGTGGACGGTGAGGTAGTGAAGAGCGGGGCTGTCAAACTGACCCCGGAGCAAGAAGTGGCGTTCGACGGCAATCCGCTGCAGCAGCAGAACGGCCCGCGCTATTTCATGCTCAACAAACCGCAGGGCTACGTCTGCTCTACCGACGATCCCGATCATCCGACGGTGCTGTATTTCCTCGATGAGCCGGTCGCGTACAAGCTGCACGCCGCCGGGCGGTTGGATATCGACACCACAGGGCTGGTGCTGATGACCGACGACGGTCAATGGTCGCACCGTGTCACGTCGCCGCGCCACCACTGCGAGAAAACCTATTTGGTCACGTTGGAGCACCCGTTGGCGGAAGACACCGCGCAGCGTTTCGCTGAAGGGGTGCAACTGCACAACGAGAAAGATCTGACGCGGCCGGCGACGCTGGAGCAGGTCGACGAGCACGTGGTGCGCTTGACCATCAGGGAAGGGCGCTACCACCAGGTGAAGCGGATGTTCGCCGCCGTCGGCAACCGGGTGATCGCGTTGCACCGTGAGCGCATCGGCGCCATCGTGCTGGATGACGATCTGGCGCCGGGCGAATACCGCCCATTGACAGAAGAAGAGATCGCCAGCGTGGGCGCGCCGCACCTGCAGGACTGA